A window of Prolixibacter sp. SD074 contains these coding sequences:
- a CDS encoding peptidase domain-containing ABC transporter — protein sequence MQRFPFFKQLDAMDCGPSCLRMIAKHYGKNFSLQTLRDRSYLTREGVSMLGISDAAESIGMRSIGARSSFEQLTEQVPLPCIVHWKQEHFVVVYKIKRGKIYVADPAYGLLKYSVSEFMKGWTGSTDTENAKGLCLLLEPTPDFYNIEDEKTNKSSFRFLFAYLKPYKKFLIQLALGLFLGSLFQLIFPFLTQSMVDVGINNRNMGFVTLVLVAQLVLFISQTTVEFIRNWILLHLTTRINISLISDFLVKLMRLPIGFFDTKMIGDMMQRIGDHVRIEQFLTNQSLNVLFSMFNLVVFSIVLAIYSWQILAIFLVGSILYVIWILIFMRRRRELDFRRFAQLSDNQSKLIELITGMQEIKLNNSEKQKRWEWERIQARLFRVNVQRLSLTQTQTIGSGFVNQLKNILVSFLSAKLVIEGQMTLGAMVAVSYIIGQMNAPIEGLMNFFQTAQDAKISLERLGEIHEKEDEEKAEEPKITVFPENKELSINSVHFQYEGPHSPMVLKDINLHIPAEKTTAIVGMSGSGKTTLIKLMLGFYQPVKGDIHLGDIQLRNFSSRLWRDKCGVVMQDGFIFSDTIINNIAVGQETIDRERMLHAVRMANIQEYIESLPLGYNTKIGQEGVGLSQGQKQRILLARAIYKDPDFIFLDEATNALDANNEKIIMENMEEFYKGRTVVVVAHRLSTVKNADQIVVLEKGAIVERGTHKDLIAKKGQYFHLVKNQLELGA from the coding sequence ATGCAGCGATTTCCCTTCTTTAAGCAACTGGATGCCATGGACTGCGGTCCGTCGTGCCTCCGGATGATTGCAAAACATTACGGGAAAAATTTTTCACTTCAAACCCTGAGGGACCGAAGTTACCTAACCAGAGAAGGCGTATCCATGCTGGGAATATCGGATGCGGCCGAATCGATTGGGATGCGATCCATCGGGGCGCGGTCCTCCTTTGAGCAGTTGACGGAACAGGTTCCGTTACCTTGTATTGTCCACTGGAAACAGGAGCATTTTGTCGTTGTATATAAAATCAAAAGGGGGAAAATTTACGTAGCCGATCCGGCTTATGGCTTACTGAAATATTCGGTTAGCGAATTCATGAAAGGATGGACCGGCTCAACAGATACAGAGAATGCCAAGGGATTGTGCCTGCTGCTGGAACCGACCCCCGATTTTTATAATATCGAAGATGAGAAAACAAATAAATCTTCATTTCGGTTCCTGTTTGCATATCTGAAACCTTACAAAAAATTTTTGATACAGCTGGCACTGGGATTATTCCTGGGGAGTTTGTTCCAGCTGATTTTCCCGTTCCTAACCCAATCGATGGTCGACGTGGGTATCAATAACCGGAACATGGGGTTTGTTACCCTGGTGTTGGTAGCCCAGTTAGTGTTGTTCATTTCGCAAACGACCGTTGAATTTATCCGCAACTGGATTTTATTACATCTCACTACACGCATCAATATATCGCTGATTTCAGACTTTCTTGTCAAGCTAATGCGTCTTCCTATCGGTTTTTTCGATACCAAGATGATAGGTGATATGATGCAGCGCATTGGCGATCATGTCAGAATTGAGCAATTTTTAACGAACCAGTCGTTAAATGTGCTTTTCTCCATGTTTAATCTGGTGGTTTTTTCCATTGTTCTGGCTATCTACAGTTGGCAGATTCTGGCCATATTCCTGGTAGGAAGTATTCTGTATGTTATCTGGATTCTGATATTTATGAGGCGTCGCCGCGAGTTGGATTTTCGTCGTTTTGCTCAGTTATCCGATAATCAGAGTAAGCTGATTGAGCTGATAACCGGGATGCAGGAAATCAAACTTAATAACAGCGAAAAGCAAAAGCGCTGGGAATGGGAGCGCATTCAGGCCCGGTTGTTCCGGGTGAACGTGCAGCGGCTATCGCTTACGCAGACGCAGACCATTGGGTCGGGCTTTGTCAATCAGCTGAAGAATATTTTGGTTTCGTTTCTGTCGGCTAAGTTGGTTATCGAGGGGCAGATGACACTGGGTGCCATGGTGGCTGTATCGTATATCATTGGTCAGATGAATGCGCCGATTGAAGGTTTGATGAATTTCTTCCAAACGGCACAAGATGCGAAGATATCACTTGAGCGTTTGGGTGAGATTCATGAAAAGGAAGACGAAGAAAAGGCCGAAGAGCCGAAGATTACGGTTTTTCCGGAAAACAAGGAGCTGAGCATAAATAGTGTCCATTTTCAGTATGAAGGCCCGCATTCACCAATGGTTCTGAAAGATATCAATTTGCATATTCCTGCCGAAAAAACAACAGCCATTGTGGGAATGAGTGGAAGTGGAAAAACCACGCTGATAAAACTGATGCTGGGATTTTATCAACCGGTGAAAGGAGATATTCATCTGGGCGACATCCAGCTTCGAAACTTTTCAAGCCGCTTGTGGCGCGATAAGTGCGGTGTAGTGATGCAGGACGGATTTATTTTTTCGGATACCATTATAAATAATATAGCCGTTGGCCAGGAGACTATTGACAGAGAGCGAATGTTGCACGCTGTCAGGATGGCAAACATACAGGAGTATATCGAATCGTTGCCTCTTGGTTACAATACCAAGATTGGGCAGGAAGGCGTTGGATTGTCGCAGGGGCAGAAGCAGAGAATTTTGCTGGCCCGTGCCATTTATAAAGATCCCGATTTTATTTTCCTCGATGAGGCCACCAATGCACTGGATGCCAATAACGAGAAAATTATCATGGAGAATATGGAAGAGTTCTATAAAGGCCGTACCGTTGTTGTAGTGGCTCACCGTTTAAGTACGGTAAAAAATGCCGACCAGATTGTGGTGCTTGAAAAAGGAGCGATCGTAGAGCGGGGAACACATAAAGATTTAATTGCTAAAAAAGGACAATATTTTCATCTGGTGAAGAATCAGCTGGAATTGGGCGCCTGA
- a CDS encoding HlyD family secretion protein, with amino-acid sequence MEIRSEEVQDILGRIPAWITRNGTTLVFVVIALLFIGSWFFKYPDIITSPIVVTTENPPANILARVDGKVTQLYVKDKEHVEKGQRIALLENSANFDDVLDLKKHLRWLAPFFIDFDLKKQTVFSDNYTLGTIQTRYTAFLKLYNDYVHFSERNYYPGKIKALQVQVRVYRIYYDRQWSRRNVVLEDLGLTEKKFKRDSLLYKKGVLSLAEFETSKQTLLNKEYDFEGVRTTLAETQMKILDLQQSVIDMQNKYDQEKKGLQLSLEEAYNNLRSEIDVWELNFMMKAPIEGEVTFTRFWSVNQNVKQGENVFTIVPDKPSRIIGKVKLQIRGSGKVEVGQRVNIKFDNYPYMEYGMVEGRVAKISLVPNDDYYSCEVDLPNGLVTNYGTKLSFNHEISGSAEIITEDRRLLQRLFNPIRSLFRERVAR; translated from the coding sequence TTGGAAATCAGAAGCGAAGAAGTTCAGGATATTCTTGGACGTATACCTGCGTGGATAACACGCAACGGTACAACACTGGTTTTTGTAGTAATTGCCCTGCTTTTTATTGGTAGCTGGTTTTTTAAGTACCCTGATATTATTACGTCTCCCATTGTAGTCACCACCGAAAATCCGCCGGCCAACATTTTGGCCCGTGTCGATGGAAAGGTTACGCAATTATATGTGAAGGATAAAGAGCATGTTGAGAAAGGACAACGAATTGCATTGTTGGAAAACTCCGCCAATTTCGACGATGTACTCGATTTGAAAAAGCATTTACGCTGGCTCGCTCCTTTCTTTATCGATTTTGATTTAAAGAAACAGACTGTTTTCAGCGATAATTATACACTTGGGACCATTCAAACCAGGTATACCGCATTCCTGAAATTGTATAATGATTATGTTCATTTTTCAGAACGTAATTATTATCCCGGGAAAATCAAAGCATTACAGGTTCAGGTTCGGGTTTACCGGATATATTATGACCGGCAGTGGAGCCGTCGCAATGTAGTGTTGGAAGATTTGGGGCTGACCGAAAAGAAATTTAAGCGCGACTCATTGTTATATAAGAAAGGTGTTTTATCGCTGGCTGAGTTCGAAACTTCGAAACAAACGCTACTAAATAAGGAGTACGATTTTGAAGGCGTCCGGACCACACTCGCCGAAACACAAATGAAAATTCTGGATCTGCAGCAATCAGTTATCGACATGCAGAACAAATATGACCAGGAGAAAAAAGGACTGCAGCTTTCGCTGGAAGAGGCATACAATAACCTTCGGAGTGAGATTGATGTGTGGGAGTTAAATTTCATGATGAAAGCGCCGATTGAAGGAGAAGTGACTTTTACCAGGTTCTGGAGTGTAAACCAGAATGTAAAACAAGGCGAAAATGTATTTACGATTGTTCCTGATAAGCCCAGTCGTATTATTGGTAAAGTGAAATTGCAAATCCGGGGGTCGGGCAAGGTAGAGGTTGGACAGCGGGTCAACATCAAGTTCGATAATTATCCTTATATGGAATACGGAATGGTTGAAGGGCGTGTTGCCAAAATTTCACTGGTCCCGAATGATGATTACTATTCCTGTGAAGTTGATCTGCCCAATGGCTTGGTAACTAATTACGGGACGAAGCTCAGTTTTAACCACGAAATTTCCGGGTCGGCCGAAATCATTACCGAAGATCGCCGATTGTTACAGCGACTCTTCAATCCCATTCGTTCACTCTTCCGCGAACGCGTGGCCCGGTAG
- the rpsL gene encoding 30S ribosomal protein S12 encodes MPTIQQLVRKGRKQINEKSKSPALDACPQRRGVCVRVYTTTPKKPNSAMRKVARVRLTNGKEVNAYIPGEGHNLQEHSIVLVRGGRVKDLPGVRYHLIRGALDTAGVEGRTQRRSKYGAKRPKK; translated from the coding sequence ATGCCTACTATTCAACAGTTAGTACGTAAAGGGAGAAAACAGATTAACGAGAAGAGTAAGTCTCCCGCGCTGGACGCTTGTCCGCAACGTCGTGGCGTTTGTGTACGTGTTTACACGACTACGCCAAAGAAACCAAACTCAGCAATGCGTAAAGTTGCCAGGGTAAGGTTGACCAATGGTAAAGAAGTAAACGCTTACATTCCGGGTGAAGGACACAACCTGCAGGAGCACTCAATTGTGCTGGTGCGTGGTGGTCGTGTAAAAGACCTTCCTGGCGTACGTTATCACTTGATTCGTGGTGCGCTCGATACAGCCGGCGTTGAAGGTCGTACGCAGCGTCGCTCGAAGTATGGTGCCAAACGTCCGAAGAAATAA
- the rpsG gene encoding 30S ribosomal protein S7, producing MRKSKPKKRVLLPDPKFNDTLVTRFVNDLMRDGKKTTALKIFYDALAIVDERMKENELSSLDIFKKALQNITPMVEVKSRRVGGATFQVPMEIRGERKTAISIRNLIVFARKRSGKSMAEKLSAEIVAAFNEEGGAYKRKEDTHRMAEANRAFAHFRF from the coding sequence ATGAGAAAGTCAAAACCAAAGAAGAGGGTTCTGTTGCCAGATCCGAAATTCAATGACACACTGGTAACCCGGTTTGTGAATGACTTAATGCGTGACGGGAAAAAAACCACCGCATTAAAAATTTTCTATGATGCGCTCGCAATTGTGGATGAGCGGATGAAGGAAAACGAGCTTTCGTCTCTCGATATCTTCAAAAAAGCCCTTCAGAACATTACTCCAATGGTAGAGGTGAAAAGTAGGCGCGTTGGAGGGGCAACCTTCCAGGTACCGATGGAAATTCGGGGTGAACGTAAAACGGCTATTTCGATCCGTAACTTGATTGTTTTCGCACGCAAACGCTCAGGTAAATCAATGGCGGAAAAATTGTCCGCAGAAATCGTAGCAGCATTTAACGAGGAAGGTGGAGCTTACAAGAGGAAAGAAGATACCCACCGGATGGCAGAAGCGAACCGTGCATTTGCACATTTCCGTTTCTAG